One Firmicutes bacterium CAG:345 genomic region harbors:
- a CDS encoding putative uncharacterized protein (product inferred by homology to UniProt) produces MGITIFFSMFFLIFVFIIIFQSFLTAKKNGKNKENNDEKIMTIKSIFAKKETIQKENYNKKDEDIYASDNYSSSFDGIKGFDAKDYKKTVERLNTQCPSCHSSLEKGKKYTVCPKCGASLTNICPKCGLINHETSILCQMCYTKLPNNKKKKKYDKDDEKLEW; encoded by the coding sequence ATGGGAATAACTATTTTCTTTTCAATGTTTTTTTTGATTTTTGTTTTTATAATTATATTTCAATCTTTTTTGACTGCTAAGAAAAATGGAAAAAATAAAGAAAATAATGATGAAAAAATCATGACAATAAAAAGCATTTTTGCTAAAAAAGAAACTATTCAGAAAGAAAATTACAATAAAAAAGATGAAGATATTTATGCATCAGATAATTATTCATCGTCATTTGATGGAATAAAGGGATTTGATGCCAAAGATTATAAGAAAACAGTCGAAAGATTGAACACTCAATGTCCATCTTGTCATTCATCATTAGAAAAAGGAAAAAAATATACTGTTTGTCCAAAATGTGGTGCATCTTTAACAAATATTTGTCCAAAATGCGGACTAATAAATCATGAAACATCAATTTTATGTCAAATGTGTTATACAAAATTACCTAATAACAAAAAGAAGAAAAAGTATGACAAAGATGATGAAAAATTGGAATGGTAA
- a CDS encoding single-stranded DNA-binding protein (product inferred by homology to UniProt): MMNRAVLVGRIVRDPELRKTTSGMSVVSFTLAIDNRVRQGAERTTSFIPVTAWNQTADNIAKYVHKGMLLGVDGRLNQRSYTNNENRKVSVVEVIADTVTFLEKRQDSGNDQSSLGYEDNRSQNSYSSAEMNDNQESDITTDDDLPF, from the coding sequence ATGATGAATCGTGCTGTATTAGTTGGTAGAATTGTTCGTGATCCAGAGCTTAGAAAGACAACAAGCGGAATGTCAGTTGTATCCTTCACTTTAGCAATTGATAATCGTGTTAGACAAGGCGCGGAGAGAACAACTAGTTTTATTCCAGTTACAGCTTGGAATCAAACTGCTGATAATATTGCAAAATACGTTCACAAAGGTATGTTGCTCGGTGTTGATGGACGTTTAAATCAAAGATCTTATACAAATAACGAAAATCGCAAGGTTTCTGTTGTTGAAGTTATTGCTGACACTGTTACTTTCTTAGAAAAAAGACAAGATAGTGGCAATGACCAATCTTCATTAGGATATGAAGATAATAGATCTCAAAATAGTTATTCGAGCGCTGAAATGAATGATAATCAAGAATCGGATATTACTACTGATGATGATTTACCATTCTAG
- a CDS encoding metallo-beta-lactamase domain protein (product inferred by homology to UniProt), protein MKYIVYKTKDGKYGVKKQGGKRAIKVFDTYLEALTYAKSLADKNNGEVVDEAMKKTVEKKVKKAVKKNKGLRIFLIILVVILILAVGAYFGYSYYNKTGIFDPDRNSSSSSSSSSNSNATEGVVYDDFQIHFMQLGNNKNGDAIYIKAGDNDILIDAGVSDTSTIKAYMNNYIADNQLEYVIVTHGDSDHIEGFAGTNKEPGIFASYKVDNVIDSISSKTTATYNSYKTARDNSGANHYLASDCFDEKNGAKRVYNLTDNISMEILWNYYYWNTDKSDENNNSVITRFKYNDHYFLLTGDLEGNGEKKFTEYYSDKDFPTVDLYKAAHHGSKTSSTMDFLNLIQPKMCVVSCSAGNPEYTSNYLNVFPTQTFVSNISKFTDKVYATSYGMDSEEKPLNGNIIVSTNGEEVGVAASNNLTILKDTEWFNSKIYIDEKNNFTTSKGKKDYFTKDTENVKEVVFRQWN, encoded by the coding sequence ATGAAATATATTGTTTATAAAACTAAAGATGGTAAGTATGGTGTAAAAAAACAAGGTGGAAAAAGAGCGATTAAAGTTTTTGATACTTATCTTGAGGCTTTAACTTATGCCAAGAGTTTGGCTGATAAAAATAATGGCGAAGTAGTTGATGAAGCTATGAAAAAAACTGTTGAGAAAAAAGTTAAAAAAGCAGTAAAAAAGAATAAAGGCTTAAGAATATTTCTCATAATTTTAGTTGTTATTTTGATTTTAGCTGTAGGTGCTTACTTTGGATATTCTTATTATAACAAAACAGGTATTTTTGATCCTGATAGAAATTCTTCGAGTTCATCTTCTTCATCAAGTAATTCAAATGCTACAGAAGGTGTAGTATATGATGATTTTCAAATTCATTTTATGCAATTAGGAAATAATAAAAATGGAGATGCCATTTATATTAAAGCTGGTGATAATGATATTTTAATCGATGCTGGAGTTTCTGATACAAGTACTATTAAAGCTTATATGAATAATTATATTGCGGATAATCAATTGGAATATGTCATTGTAACTCATGGTGATTCTGATCATATAGAAGGTTTTGCTGGCACTAATAAAGAACCAGGAATTTTCGCTTCATATAAAGTAGATAATGTTATAGATTCAATTTCTAGTAAAACAACAGCGACATATAATTCTTATAAAACTGCTAGAGATAATAGTGGAGCTAATCATTATTTAGCTTCTGATTGTTTTGATGAAAAAAATGGAGCTAAAAGAGTTTATAATTTAACAGATAATATTTCCATGGAAATACTATGGAATTATTACTATTGGAACACTGATAAAAGTGATGAAAATAATAATTCTGTCATTACAAGATTTAAGTATAATGATCACTATTTTTTACTTACGGGTGATTTGGAAGGAAATGGAGAAAAGAAATTCACTGAATATTATTCTGACAAAGATTTCCCAACGGTAGATCTATATAAAGCTGCTCATCATGGCTCTAAAACTTCATCTACTATGGATTTTTTAAATCTTATTCAACCAAAGATGTGTGTTGTTTCATGCTCGGCAGGTAATCCTGAATATACATCTAATTATTTAAATGTTTTTCCAACACAAACTTTTGTCTCTAATATATCTAAATTTACTGATAAAGTTTATGCTACTTCTTATGGAATGGATTCGGAAGAAAAGCCATTAAATGGAAATATTATTGTTTCAACTAATGGTGAAGAAGTTGGTGTTGCTGCTTCGAATAATTTGACTATTTTAAAAGATACTGAATGGTTTAATTCAAAAATATATATCGATGAAAAAAATAATTTCACAACTTCAAAAGGAAAAAAAGATTATTTTACAAAAGATACTGAAAACGTTAAAGAAGTTGTTTTTAGACAATGGAATTAA
- a CDS encoding transcriptional regulator MarR family (product inferred by homology to UniProt) gives MDNYSVITLLSLIEKIYTQGELNPFIDIASIPNRIMLYLMSHEKAKPSEISESINVARPTVTSHLKILEDNNLITREINPTNRREIYVDMTENGKNIFNSKIQILCELFYEWLNILGEEKEHLFKILEISSDLKNIGEKFKNYSSMIKMNSLEEEEN, from the coding sequence ATGGATAATTATTCAGTTATAACTTTGCTATCATTAATTGAAAAAATATATACACAAGGGGAGTTAAATCCTTTTATAGATATTGCTTCAATTCCTAATAGAATAATGCTTTATCTCATGTCTCATGAAAAAGCTAAACCATCTGAAATAAGTGAGTCTATTAATGTTGCTCGTCCTACTGTAACAAGTCATTTAAAAATATTGGAAGATAACAATTTGATCACTCGTGAAATAAATCCGACCAATAGAAGAGAAATTTATGTTGATATGACTGAGAATGGTAAGAATATTTTTAACTCAAAAATTCAAATTCTATGTGAATTATTTTATGAATGGCTAAACATTTTAGGTGAAGAAAAAGAGCATTTATTTAAGATACTAGAAATTTCTTCGGATTTGAAAAATATTGGAGAAAAATTTAAAAATTATTCTTCTATGATTAAAATGAATTCTTTAGAAGAAGAGGAAAATTAA
- a CDS encoding 30S ribosomal protein S6 (product inferred by homology to UniProt) has product MRKYEIMYILTPELDDETRKNEVASLANILTSNGATIDETNEWGLRDLAYEINKVKKGYYVVLKLSTEKPKCIEEFNRITRLDSKVLRSLVTVID; this is encoded by the coding sequence ATGAGAAAATATGAAATCATGTATATTCTTACACCTGAACTCGATGATGAAACCAGAAAGAATGAAGTTGCTAGCTTAGCTAATATTCTTACTTCTAATGGTGCAACTATCGATGAAACTAATGAGTGGGGTCTTCGTGATCTTGCTTATGAAATTAACAAGGTTAAGAAAGGTTATTACGTTGTGCTTAAACTTAGCACCGAAAAACCAAAATGCATTGAAGAATTCAATCGTATAACACGTTTGGATAGTAAAGTTCTTCGTTCTTTAGTCACTGTAATCGATTAA
- a CDS encoding putative uncharacterized protein (product inferred by homology to UniProt): MTIYKEYKIDNYRQAIDKIKEGILFSEITMPKDEFYKLYDYAEDSYFGEKNAFNLYLYAMSIFFTSTDETKYDFAKQILLESAKDNFALANFEISIFYSISAFNFESDEKLGFEYMQKAVKLNYPPALYEITRFYYDGIFVKKDLKKVFTYLKQAAEEGVVDAICELGAAYESGEFGEKDLDKAETLYKLGCFYKSPAAMCLLGKFYSRDDLEKKDYEKALYYLEKSYDKNYAPAAIPLAVLYINGNENSKDLQEAVKILESVYKEQNEIGQDASRLLGDLYSLPGFCEIDYQKAFDYYLMSEDGYSLNRCGEICLQGFLGTIDKKRTVDFFVRSCNAGFGEAFVNLGNCYFEGIGVDKDYSKAFEFYKIAEEYKINKALFYLGRSFEYGFGTRKNFAKAVAYYQAAANENDPKGLYRFGKILMDSSDSELKRQGYEFVIKTAFVYSYPPAMNEVALFYLKQGDVENAIKILNKSASLGNSEAFWNLAIIYSRDDYIQHDFQKTCLYLERGEKLNNAKCSYFLGFFYEKGICFKKDEQEAMRYYLKINGDEDKPEKIYAIAMNFKLGINIDYPNYQKAEELLTTLKNTNNNYLVPYADFMLTFSKNKNREEIAFLHYFEAMKRNKKNSYLQMAKFLEKKTNIFLKLSSKDEFKNFLSLKVHKNNVFANYLCGAILTIDKTFLPEFDSQVCLSFAAENKCYSAYYWLAKGKRREKAIELLNKGASKLDSACFLGLLEKYNYDISPFEATEALINVSCYDPDASILLLKKYSEYIENKKVLIIANLIKNANSLKCFAYIFADFFCSGIIEIAMFYGNYFLSNVGTSRNEFILIMHHFYCLLDSLYNDKKFIESNKNYLINCNLKSINNYQSIKKIIIIFRYIYCIESIFDIDSIEDVEVKQFLLDIKSSNTDISLLNLSKYNFSKEEINLIEKMMNTYFDRINKGGKR, encoded by the coding sequence ATGACAATATATAAAGAATATAAAATTGATAATTATAGACAAGCTATTGATAAGATAAAAGAAGGAATCCTTTTTAGCGAAATAACTATGCCAAAGGATGAATTTTATAAATTATATGATTATGCAGAAGATAGTTATTTTGGTGAAAAGAATGCTTTTAACTTATATCTTTATGCTATGAGTATTTTCTTTACAAGTACAGATGAAACAAAATATGATTTTGCTAAACAAATATTACTAGAATCTGCAAAAGATAATTTTGCTTTGGCAAATTTTGAAATTTCTATTTTTTATAGCATATCTGCTTTTAATTTTGAAAGCGATGAAAAACTAGGATTTGAATATATGCAAAAAGCAGTAAAGCTAAATTATCCTCCTGCATTATATGAAATAACTAGATTTTATTATGATGGTATTTTTGTAAAAAAAGATTTAAAAAAAGTTTTTACTTATTTGAAACAAGCTGCTGAAGAAGGTGTAGTGGATGCTATATGTGAATTAGGTGCAGCTTATGAAAGTGGCGAATTTGGTGAGAAAGATTTGGATAAAGCGGAAACTTTATATAAATTAGGATGTTTTTATAAAAGTCCAGCGGCAATGTGCTTGTTAGGTAAATTTTACTCGCGGGATGATTTAGAAAAAAAGGATTATGAAAAAGCTTTATATTATCTAGAGAAATCTTATGATAAGAATTATGCTCCAGCTGCTATACCATTAGCTGTTTTATATATTAATGGAAATGAAAATTCTAAAGATTTGCAAGAAGCGGTAAAAATACTTGAAAGTGTTTATAAAGAGCAAAATGAAATTGGACAAGATGCTTCAAGACTTTTAGGAGATTTGTATTCTTTACCAGGATTTTGTGAAATTGATTATCAAAAAGCTTTTGATTATTACTTGATGAGTGAAGATGGATATTCTTTAAATAGATGTGGAGAAATTTGCTTGCAAGGTTTTTTAGGAACGATAGATAAAAAAAGAACAGTTGATTTTTTTGTTAGATCATGTAATGCTGGTTTTGGAGAAGCATTTGTCAATTTAGGAAATTGCTATTTTGAAGGAATAGGTGTAGATAAAGATTATTCAAAAGCTTTTGAATTCTATAAAATTGCGGAAGAGTATAAAATAAATAAAGCATTATTTTATTTAGGACGCTCTTTCGAATATGGATTTGGAACTAGAAAAAATTTTGCTAAAGCCGTTGCATATTATCAAGCTGCAGCGAATGAAAATGATCCTAAAGGTTTATATAGATTTGGCAAAATTTTGATGGATAGTAGTGATTCTGAATTGAAAAGACAAGGGTATGAATTTGTAATAAAGACAGCCTTTGTGTATTCTTATCCACCTGCCATGAATGAAGTTGCCTTATTTTATTTAAAACAAGGAGATGTTGAAAACGCTATAAAAATTTTAAATAAATCAGCTTCATTAGGAAATTCTGAAGCATTTTGGAATTTGGCAATCATCTATTCACGTGATGATTATATACAACATGATTTCCAGAAGACTTGTTTATATTTGGAGCGCGGAGAAAAATTAAACAATGCTAAATGTTCATATTTTTTAGGCTTTTTTTATGAAAAAGGAATTTGTTTCAAAAAAGATGAGCAAGAAGCGATGAGATATTACTTAAAAATAAATGGTGATGAAGATAAACCAGAAAAAATATACGCAATAGCTATGAATTTTAAACTTGGAATAAATATAGATTATCCTAATTACCAAAAAGCAGAAGAATTATTAACAACTTTAAAAAATACTAATAATAACTACTTGGTTCCGTATGCTGATTTTATGTTAACTTTTTCTAAGAATAAAAATAGGGAAGAAATTGCTTTTCTTCATTATTTTGAAGCTATGAAAAGAAATAAGAAAAATTCTTATCTTCAAATGGCTAAATTTTTAGAGAAAAAAACAAATATATTTTTAAAATTATCTTCAAAAGATGAATTTAAAAATTTTCTATCTTTGAAAGTTCATAAAAATAATGTTTTTGCTAATTATTTGTGCGGTGCTATTTTGACTATAGATAAGACTTTTTTGCCAGAATTTGATTCACAAGTTTGTTTATCATTTGCAGCTGAAAATAAATGCTATTCAGCTTATTATTGGCTCGCTAAAGGAAAACGAAGAGAAAAGGCGATAGAGTTACTAAATAAAGGAGCTTCTAAATTAGATTCTGCTTGCTTTTTAGGACTGCTTGAAAAATATAATTATGATATTTCGCCATTTGAAGCTACGGAAGCTCTTATAAATGTGTCTTGTTATGATCCAGATGCTTCTATTTTATTATTGAAAAAATATTCTGAATATATAGAAAATAAAAAAGTGCTTATCATTGCTAATTTGATAAAAAATGCAAACAGTTTAAAATGTTTTGCATATATTTTTGCTGATTTCTTTTGCAGTGGAATAATTGAAATTGCAATGTTTTATGGTAATTATTTTTTGAGTAATGTTGGAACTTCAAGAAATGAATTTATTCTTATAATGCATCATTTTTATTGTTTGCTTGATTCTTTATATAATGATAAAAAATTTATAGAAAGCAATAAAAATTATTTGATTAATTGCAATTTAAAAAGCATAAATAATTATCAATCAATAAAAAAAATAATAATTATATTTAGATATATATATTGTATTGAGAGTATTTTTGATATTGATAGTATTGAAGATGTTGAGGTGAAACAATTTTTATTAGATATTAAAAGTTCTAATACTGATATTTCTTTATTGAATTTAAGTAAATACAATTTTAGTAAAGAAGAAAT
- a CDS encoding aminopeptidase C (Bleomycin hydrolase) (product inferred by homology to UniProt) produces MNKKSSGLILSPAIYSRFEQEYRSNLTNTILRHSLVLHSIDDITRSADSPETSNAIYSIELKTMKAQNQRSSGRCWIFSATNLLREIIGKKLNVDQFELSQNFIAFYDKLEKYNFLLTELEKNIDEKHDERLNQKLLSDGVGDGGQWGMFVAIVKKYGLCPKSLFDDTMTSGSTLSLNKLINSSARYYAAQIHKLHEIGKDEEIKALHENYVEKVYNLLCSTFGVPPSTFNFEYKDNDNIYHYEKNITPIEFFNKYIGNDIDDYISIINAPTKDKEYGNIYTIDHLGNVIEAPSIRHLNLPLKRIENLIIQTLKDGEPVWFGSDVSYYKDRNKGIWDDNLFDYYSAFGMDFSFNKKDMLDFYQSSMNHAMLITGVTLDENEKPLKWKIENSWGTELGKEGYFLQSESWFEKFFYQAVIKKKYLNEEEKENLKKEPIHLPLWDPFGTLAD; encoded by the coding sequence ATGAATAAGAAATCTAGTGGATTGATATTATCACCAGCAATATATTCAAGATTTGAACAAGAATATCGTTCAAATTTAACAAACACAATATTAAGACATTCTCTAGTTTTACATTCAATAGATGATATAACCCGTAGTGCAGATAGTCCCGAAACTTCAAATGCAATTTATTCTATAGAATTAAAAACTATGAAAGCACAAAATCAACGATCATCTGGGCGCTGTTGGATTTTTTCCGCAACAAATCTTTTAAGAGAAATAATAGGTAAGAAATTAAATGTTGATCAATTTGAATTATCACAAAACTTTATTGCTTTTTATGACAAATTGGAAAAATATAATTTCTTATTGACTGAACTAGAAAAAAACATCGATGAAAAACATGATGAAAGATTAAATCAAAAACTATTATCCGATGGTGTTGGCGATGGCGGACAATGGGGGATGTTTGTAGCCATAGTAAAAAAATACGGACTATGCCCTAAATCATTATTTGATGACACTATGACTTCTGGATCAACTTTAAGTTTAAATAAGCTAATAAATTCTAGTGCTCGTTATTATGCCGCTCAAATTCATAAATTACATGAAATCGGAAAAGACGAAGAAATAAAAGCACTTCATGAAAATTACGTCGAAAAAGTTTATAATCTTCTCTGTTCAACTTTTGGAGTTCCTCCTTCAACATTCAATTTTGAATATAAAGATAATGACAACATTTATCACTATGAAAAAAATATAACTCCTATCGAATTTTTTAACAAATACATCGGTAATGATATCGATGATTATATAAGCATTATCAATGCTCCAACTAAAGATAAAGAATATGGAAATATATATACTATCGACCATCTAGGAAATGTTATTGAAGCTCCTTCAATTAGACACTTAAATTTACCTTTAAAAAGAATAGAAAATTTAATTATTCAAACACTAAAAGATGGAGAACCTGTTTGGTTTGGAAGTGATGTAAGTTACTATAAAGATAGAAACAAAGGTATATGGGATGACAATCTATTTGATTATTACTCTGCATTCGGTATGGACTTTTCCTTCAATAAAAAAGATATGCTCGATTTCTATCAATCTTCCATGAACCATGCTATGCTTATTACTGGCGTAACACTAGATGAAAATGAAAAACCTTTAAAATGGAAAATTGAAAATTCCTGGGGTACAGAATTAGGAAAAGAAGGATATTTTCTTCAAAGTGAATCATGGTTTGAAAAATTCTTCTATCAAGCCGTGATCAAGAAAAAATATTTAAACGAAGAAGAAAAAGAAAATTTAAAGAAAGAACCAATACATCTCCCTTTATGGGATCCATTTGGTACATTGGCAGATTAA
- a CDS encoding uncharacterized protein (product inferred by homology to UniProt) has protein sequence MINRITKENLDDFIKEFVESLKDNGFFKKNLKEEDYADFSTILKDELLLNLNKKNKKYINRDTVLYWINKPQFSEFIEQNKLMNKINQVDFFNKNNKFNNSLYDFFAYKKNKPFIFIGVLVFLVLLLALISIFTDSIVCFIFSLIFAIPTIFLLTYYFNIFKPKASDEKLPLAIKIPVLFIATAIFILFYYFIILPPLSFKSGSFVIFITISIILTSSVIVYAIYKLFIKNLKSTAKIYKWTISSILGVSILFSIVGELTSAELFRAKDYANLLTIETINDTQKLNEDFNYKDNDIVLPILDKAMALRQAEIALGDFGNQYYINQNHFNIQSFEYEGVQKIIRVVPLEYSNFFLSMQNNKIGTPGYIYVDLVTGENKLITDYPIVYCESAKLYSDLLRHIRLNNIYDLFDSYYFEIDDNYHPYWIVPCYEKKVGVFGGKVPSKVLTIEADTGTINSYNIDNAPLWIDHVVDLKIVENLASYNFKYKKGFINATIGTKEDVFIINEGYNYFIKDGEPFYVSSVTSSDERDQTAIGFITFSLRTMKAKFYSKIGITENRAMDIARLDDSVKAMNLTATWPIYISINNTPTFFLTLKNDVKVQKYVFINQETGEEPIIEDSLLMAYTEYLKSLGGKVESNTVSGTVSRKEIVGNFAYFTVENNNDIVYKAPLDMNSKLYVMMKGDYISFNYILQESEYLVVEIDSLVLA, from the coding sequence ATGATAAATAGAATAACAAAAGAAAACTTGGATGATTTCATTAAAGAATTTGTAGAATCTTTAAAAGATAATGGATTTTTTAAAAAGAATTTGAAGGAAGAAGACTATGCTGATTTTTCTACAATTTTAAAAGATGAACTATTATTGAATTTAAATAAGAAGAATAAAAAATATATAAATAGAGATACAGTTTTATATTGGATTAATAAACCACAGTTTTCTGAGTTTATTGAACAAAATAAATTGATGAATAAAATAAATCAAGTTGATTTTTTCAATAAAAATAATAAATTTAACAATTCTCTATATGATTTTTTTGCTTATAAAAAAAACAAACCTTTTATTTTTATAGGTGTATTAGTTTTCTTAGTATTGCTTTTAGCTCTTATTTCTATTTTTACTGATAGTATTGTATGCTTTATATTCTCTTTAATTTTTGCTATTCCAACTATATTTTTATTAACATATTATTTCAATATTTTTAAACCTAAAGCTTCAGATGAAAAGCTTCCATTGGCAATAAAAATACCTGTTTTATTTATAGCAACAGCAATTTTTATATTGTTCTATTACTTTATCATTCTTCCTCCTTTAAGTTTTAAATCCGGTTCTTTTGTTATTTTTATTACAATATCTATTATTTTAACTAGTTCGGTAATAGTTTATGCGATATATAAATTATTTATAAAAAATTTGAAAAGCACAGCAAAAATATATAAATGGACTATTTCTTCAATCCTAGGTGTTTCAATTTTATTTTCTATTGTTGGAGAATTAACCTCTGCTGAATTATTTAGGGCAAAAGATTATGCTAATCTTTTAACTATTGAAACAATAAATGATACTCAAAAATTGAATGAAGATTTTAATTATAAAGATAATGATATTGTTTTACCAATCTTAGATAAAGCAATGGCTTTAAGACAAGCGGAAATTGCATTGGGTGATTTCGGAAATCAGTATTATATTAATCAAAATCATTTTAATATACAGAGTTTTGAATATGAAGGTGTTCAAAAAATAATTAGAGTTGTTCCGTTAGAATATTCTAATTTCTTTTTATCGATGCAAAATAATAAAATAGGAACACCGGGATATATTTATGTTGATTTGGTTACCGGAGAAAACAAACTCATTACAGATTATCCGATTGTCTATTGCGAAAGTGCTAAGCTTTATTCTGATCTATTAAGACATATACGTTTAAATAATATATATGATTTATTTGATAGTTATTATTTTGAAATAGATGATAATTATCACCCTTATTGGATTGTTCCTTGTTATGAGAAAAAAGTTGGTGTTTTTGGTGGCAAGGTTCCAAGTAAAGTTTTAACAATTGAAGCGGATACAGGAACAATTAATAGTTATAATATTGATAATGCTCCATTATGGATTGATCATGTTGTTGATTTAAAAATAGTTGAAAATTTAGCAAGTTATAATTTTAAATATAAAAAAGGCTTTATCAATGCAACAATTGGTACTAAAGAAGATGTTTTTATAATAAATGAAGGATATAATTATTTCATTAAAGATGGAGAACCTTTTTATGTATCAAGTGTTACTTCTTCTGATGAAAGAGATCAGACTGCAATAGGCTTTATAACTTTTTCATTAAGAACTATGAAAGCAAAGTTTTATTCTAAAATTGGGATTACTGAAAATAGAGCTATGGATATTGCAAGGTTAGATGATTCTGTGAAAGCAATGAATTTAACGGCAACTTGGCCTATATATATTTCTATTAATAATACTCCTACTTTCTTTTTAACTTTGAAAAATGATGTTAAAGTTCAAAAATATGTTTTCATAAATCAAGAGACAGGGGAAGAACCTATTATAGAAGATAGTCTATTAATGGCTTATACAGAATATTTAAAATCTTTAGGAGGAAAAGTTGAATCAAATACAGTTAGTGGTACTGTTTCAAGAAAAGAAATTGTTGGAAATTTTGCATATTTTACAGTAGAAAACAATAATGATATTGTTTATAAAGCACCATTAGACATGAATTCAAAACTTTATGTGATGATGAAAGGTGATTATATTTCTTTCAATTATATATTGCAAGAATCTGAATATCTTGTTGTAGAAATAGATAGTTTAGTTTTGGCATAA
- a CDS encoding 30S ribosomal protein S18 (product inferred by homology to UniProt): protein MFKRQKPKKKVCYFTKNKIKTIDYKDVELLKRFISPSGKITSRRVTGTSAKYQRMLAKAIKNARYMALLPYIAD from the coding sequence ATGTTCAAGAGACAAAAACCAAAAAAGAAGGTTTGTTACTTTACTAAGAATAAAATTAAGACCATTGACTATAAAGATGTTGAATTGCTTAAGAGATTTATTTCTCCTTCTGGTAAAATCACATCCCGTCGTGTTACCGGTACTTCTGCTAAATATCAAAGAATGTTAGCAAAAGCTATCAAGAATGCACGTTATATGGCTTTACTTCCATATATTGCTGACTAA
- a CDS encoding n-acetylmuramoyl-L-alanine amidase (product inferred by homology to UniProt), which yields MKKIIAFFSSFILIVFLLIINFDYEKSSIVENNITDYKIFIDAGHGGMDPGTYSGNIFEKELNLKIAKKLGDIFIQNNCFIYFSRTEDYDLSKEDSYNHKIDDLKKRAEMINFINPDLLISLHLNSLIDNSVFGPMVYYRYNDGISKQYAVSIQNYLNKLTGLEKIIHSEKYYLFMKTKVPAVLIECGFLSNQAERKKLCEEKYQQSIVEAIYQGVRMAKV from the coding sequence ATGAAAAAAATAATTGCCTTTTTTAGTTCTTTTATATTGATAGTTTTTCTTTTGATAATCAATTTTGATTATGAAAAAAGCTCAATAGTAGAGAATAATATTACGGATTACAAAATTTTTATAGATGCTGGACATGGAGGTATGGATCCCGGAACATATTCAGGAAATATTTTTGAAAAGGAATTAAATTTAAAAATAGCTAAGAAATTAGGTGATATTTTTATTCAAAATAATTGCTTTATCTATTTTTCAAGAACTGAAGATTATGATTTATCAAAAGAAGATAGTTATAATCATAAGATTGATGATTTAAAAAAACGTGCAGAAATGATTAATTTTATCAATCCTGATTTGTTGATATCATTACATTTAAATTCTTTAATTGATAATTCAGTTTTTGGACCAATGGTATATTATCGATATAATGATGGAATATCTAAGCAATATGCTGTTTCTATTCAAAATTACCTAAATAAACTAACAGGACTAGAAAAAATAATACATTCAGAAAAGTATTATTTATTTATGAAAACAAAAGTTCCTGCGGTATTGATTGAATGTGGATTTTTGTCCAATCAAGCAGAAAGAAAAAAACTTTGCGAGGAAAAATATCAACAAAGTATTGTTGAAGCAATTTATCAAGGTGTCAGAATGGCAAAAGTGTAA